Below is a genomic region from Candidatus Fermentibacter sp..
CGGTGTCCCTGCAGCCCCCGAGGTGGTATGCCACGCAGTCGTCGCACCGGAGGGCGAGAGACACCGCGAGGCCTATGATCTCCTTCGTCGCGGCGCCGAGAGCTCCGTCGCCCCAGGCCTGTGCGTCGGCCGAAATCACTCTCTTCGCAGTCCTGTCGGCGCGCCCGAGCAGGAGCCCGTTCAGCTCCGCCCGGGTCGCGGCGAATTCGTCCCAGTCCATCGGTCCTCCGCAGGACCCTCCGGCACGGTCAGGCACCGGTGTCCTTCAGCTCCTCGCCCCCAGCTCGCGGTCGAGCATGAAGAGGGCGCCGGTGGAGTCGCCGGCGAGGACGAGCTTCTGTACTATGGAGTCCGCGTGCGCCTCCTCCTCGACCTGCTCGTCCACGAACCACTTCAGGAAGCTCGCGGAGGCGTGGTCCTTGACCGAGATCGAGAGGTCCATGAGCGTGTCGATGCGCGCTGTGATGTGCTTCTCGTGGGCGAGAGCGGCCTTGAAAGCCTCGAGGGGGGTCTTCCATTTCGCGGTGGGCTGGGCGATGGCCTTGAGGGCCACCTTGCCGCCCCTCTCGACGATGAAGGAGAAGAACTTCATCGCGTGGGCGGTCTCCTCCTGGCTCTGGACCCTCATCCACTTCGCGAATCCCGGCAGGTTCACGGACTCGAACCAGGCCGCCATGGCGAGGTACAGGTAGGCCGAGAAGGCCTCCTCGTTGATCTGGGCGTTGAACTCGTCGAGCACCTTCCTGTCCATCATGTCGCACTCCTCCAGAGGCTGTGGATGTTGCAGTACTCACGCGCCGAGAGCCCGGAGGCGACCGGGCCCGGGAAGAAGGCCTCGGGCGCCAGCCCGGGTGCCAGGTGACGCCTGCACGTGCGACCGTCGGCCACGAGCTCTATCCACTCGATGAAATGGTTCTCGAGCATCGGGTGCGGAACGCTGCCCACCCTGACCGTGTACCCTCCGTCGACCCTCTCGATGATGGGAACGTGCTTCTCGACAGAGGAGTCGGCGGTCTGCTCGACCAGGGCGGTCATCGGCTCGCCGCAGCAGACAAGCGTGCCGCCGCCGTGGTGGAGCATCTCGACGATGTTGCCGCATTTCCCGCACTTGAACACGGTTCCTGTCATGTCAGACCTCCGGGTTCGCGCCCATGGACCGATACTACAATATCGAGGGCGGGCGGGGCACGCCCGGCGCCCGCGACTTCAGGACGACCAGGGTCACGTCGTCGTCCGGGATGTCGCCGTCCGGAGGCTCCGAGCCGCTCAGCAGCCTCTCGACGAGCTGATCCGGCGAGGCTCCGGGATGATCCCGGACGAGCGACGCCATCCACTCCAGAGGGTTCTCCCCGATCCTCTCCAACCTGTCCGACAGCCCGTCGGTGTAGATGACGAGCGTATCTCCCGCTCCCATCGGCACCGTCGCCGATCCGTAGACGGCTCCGGGCGAGATGCCGAGCACGAGCCCGCCTTCTTCGAGCTCGATCGTCCCCCCTCCGCACGAGATCCCGATCAGGAGCGGGTGGTCGTGGCCGGCGTTGCAGTACTCGATCGAGCACGAGGAAGGATCGAGCACGGCGCAGAAGAAGGTCACGAAGCGGTCCTCGGGGCATATCCTGCAGAGGAGTCCGTTGAGGGCGGAACACGTCCCGGCCGGCGGGTAGCCCTCCTCGAGGAGGGTGGTCGCCGATGCGTGCACGGCCGACATCAGGATCGCCGCTCCGGCTCCCTTGCCGGCAACGTCGGCGACGAAGATCCCGACCCTGCCGTCCTGCAGACGCGAGATCCCGAAACAGTCGCCCCCCACCTCCCGGGTGGGCCTGCAGACGACCGACGCGCCGAAGGGTGAGAGATCGGGGACGGGGGCGGAGAGCAGCCCGTCCTGCACGCTCCTCGCTATCTCGATCTCCTCCTGGTATCTCCCCCTCTCGATGTTCTCGGCGAGCAGGCGCGAATTGAGCATGGCGACGCCGGCGAGCCCTGCGAACGCCTCGACCAGGCCGGTGGACTGCCTCACGAAGGCGAACGGACTCGACGAGACCGCCACCAGGCTCCCGAGATCGATCCCTCCGGCGCGGATGGGCGTGACCAGCAGGGACCTCGTTCCGAGCCCGGCCGATCCCAGCCTCGCGAGCGGGGAGCCCTTCGGGAGCCCTGCGAGCACCTGCGTCCCCCGCATGCCCGGGGAGCCCACCATGCCGCTGACTCCGCATCCCGGCAGCCCCTCCACGATCAGATCGGTGCCGCTCACCTTCACGATGCTCGACGAGCCGTCCGGATCGAGCAGCTCGACCCACGCCGCGTCGACTCCCGGCAGGCCGCAGGCGAGCCTCGCAACGCTCTCGCAGACAGCCTCCGCCCCTGCTCCGGAAAGGATGAGGTCGCCGAGCTCCTGCACCGACCTGAGCCCCCTCCTGAGGCGCTCCATCGCACCCGCGGAGGGGAGCGAGAGGAGGATCGCGAAGGCGGCAGCCCCCGATATCCCCGAACCCGCGACGGAAAGAGCCGTCGACAGCCCGGAGACCGCCCGGGAGGCTCCGGCCCGGTCCGCCGAGTCCGCCGCTGCCGCAGAGGCCGCGGCAAGGGCTATGGCGACGGCCATGGCGATCCATCTGCCCCTCGAATCGAGGTAGTGGATCCATCCCGATCTGAATCCGGCGAGCAGAGCGGCGGCAGCGGCGAGGAACACCACCGGGCCTGTGCCTGCGAAGGATCCGTTCTCTCCCGAGCCTCCTGCGGCCGCCTCACCGGAGGGGAGCACCGAGAGCAGGATCCCGTCCAGGATCAGGAGCCCGATCAGGATCACGGAGACCGCTCCTGCGAAGCGGGGGCTGTCGGTCATCGAAAGGGATCTGGCATAGACCAGGAAGAGAACGGACGAGGCGATGGACAGCCCGGTCAGGACACCGGCGGGAATCCGCGCTCCCAGCAGGGAGAAGCCCGAGGATGCGGCCAGCAGGACGGCTGCGATGGCCAGTCTTGCACCGAGGCTCCTCCGTGCGGGAGTCGCGAGGGTCTGGAAATACAGGAGGGCCGCGGCGAGAGAGGCCCCGATCCCGGCGGGATCCGGGGAGGCGGTACCGAGTGCTCCGGACAGCGCTGCGAATACCGCCGTCAGCAGGGCGGCAGGGAGCCCCGGAACCCTCGGGATGCCCATGCTCAGCCGGAGGCCAGCATGCCGAGGATCCAGCTTGTCAGCGAACCGGACCGGACGCGATGCTCGGTCCCCGACGCCATGTCCTTGACGAGAGCTTCTCCCGAAGCGACCTCCTCCGGTCCGGCGACGACCACCAGCCTGGCCCCCGCCTTCCCCGCGGCCCTGAACTGCCTCGAGATGCTCCTGCCTTCTATCTCCATGACTGTCCTGACGCCGTGCGCCCTGAGGCTCTCGGCCCACGCCAGGGCGGCCGGCGCCTCGGAGGCGGAGTAGACCGCCACGAATACCTGCGGCCTGCAGCATTCCCCGGGATCGGCGGGCAGGAGCCCGTACGTCTCCAGGAACAGCTTCAGTGTCAGGAGGCCCAGGCCGAAGCCCACTCCCGTCACCGGCTTCCCGCCGAACAGGCCCACGAGATCGTCGTACCTGCCGCCGCCGCAGATGGCCCGCCTGTTCCCGCTCCCGGTGTCCGAGAGCTCGAAGACCGTGCCGGTGTAGTAGTCCAGCCCCCTGACCACGGATGCGTCGAACGAGGCGGAGGCAAGCCCGGCGGCTTCGAGCAGCCCGGCGAACTCCTTCATGCGGGCGTAGCTCCCGGATCCCGATGCAGCGCCGGCCAGCCACTCGTCATCCAGGGACCTCACCGAGGCGAACTTCTCGAGGACCGACGCCTTCTCGTCGCTTCCGAGGATTCCTGCGGCATAGGCGAGCCACTCGGGCCTCTGCATCTTGCCGATCCTGTCCACCGCTCCGAGGGCGCTCTGGATCTCTTCCGGAGCGATCCCAACGGCACGGAGGACATCCGTTGCGAGGCCGCGCCCCGAGTACCCGATCCGGTAGGTTCCGGGGAGGGCACCGAGGTTCTTCATGATCCTGTCCAGGACCAGCATGACCTCGAGGTCGCCCATGGAGCCCGTCTCGCCGAGGATGTCCAGGTTGAACTGCCTGAACTCCCTGACCCTGCCGCGCTGAGGGCGCTCGTACCTGAAGCACAGCGGGAAGGACATCCAGCGGACCGGGCTGGGGACCTCGGGGGCCGATGCTATCATCCTGGCGAGGCTGGGAGTCATCTCCGGGCGGAGCACCACCCTCCTCCCGCCGCGGTCCTCGAAGGAGTACCCCTGCTCCGAGATCAGCCCGCCCCCGGACTTGGCGAGGAAGAGCTCGACGGGTTCGATCGTCGGGCCGTCGTACTCCTCGAATCCGTAGGAGCAGGCCGCCTTCCTCACCATCGAGACGATGTAGGCCTCGACGGCCATCTCGGAGGGATAGAGCTGCCTCATCCCGGTCAGCGGCCTGGTGCTGAGTTCCATCGTACCTCCGCTTTGGCACCCGTTCGGTGGCGCATGCGCCGGCCTCCGGGTCCGCCCGGTGCGCGAACCCGCCACGGCTGCTATCTTACAGAATCGGTGGTTCCGTGAAAACCCGGAAGGAGCTCGACCATGCGTGGATCGCTCCTCTTGATCCTTTCGTGCCTGATCCTGGGCCAGTCATCCTGTTCGACCGGCGATGACGCCGCCCCCGCGGGCGATGCCGCGCCACCCCCGCCCGACTCCGCCGGAGGAGCCCGTTCGGTGCAGCGGGAGGGGTTCCTCCTGTCCTGGACCGTCGAGGGCGCGGAGGCTGTGGTGACCATGAGCGCACCGACGACGGGATGGGTGGCCGCCGGGTTCCACACCGAGGGCGCCATGCAGAACGCCCAGATAGTCATGGGCTGGGTGGACGGCGATGCGTTCGCCCTGCGCGACGACTTCGGCACGGGCTTCACGACCCATGCCCCGGACACCTCCCTCGGAGGCTCCGACGACCTCGTGCCGGTGTCGGGCACGGAGGAGGACGGCAGGACTACCATCGTCTTCAGGATGCCGCTGGATTCGGGCGACGTGAACGACAGGGTCCTCGTCCCCGGCGAGCCATGCCGCGCCCTCGTCGCCTACGGGAACGACGGAGACGACGACTTCACGTCGTATCACGCCTGGGCGGCGATAGTGGAGATAGAGATCTGACAGGGGCGCCGGGACCATCCCGCCTCCCGCAGGAGGCCGCATGAGACCCCACATGAAGCCCGTGCTGCTCGTGAGCGAATGCCTCGCAGGCGCGCGATGCAGGTACGACGGCTCATCTGCGGAGGACCCCTTCGTCCTGAGGCTCATGCCGTTCTGCGAGGTCCGAACGGCCTGCCCCGAGGCGGGGATCGGGCTCGGGGTCACGAGACCGCCGATTCGTCTGGTCTCGGACGGATCGGGCGGGGCGCTTCTAGTGCAGCCGTCCACCGGCAGGGACCTCACTGCCGCCATGTCGGCGTTCTGCTGGCGGGTCCTGTCGGACCCCGGAAGCCTGGACGGGGCGGTGCTCAAGTCCAGGTCGCCCTCCTGCGGCATCTCCGATGTCAGGGTCTTCTCCGGCGCCGACGGCCCGGCACGAGACGGCACGGGGCCGGGGATGTTCGGAAGAGCCGTGCTGGAGGCCATGGGCGGCAGGCCCGTCATCCACGAGGGCAGGCTGTCGAACCCGAGGCTCCGCGAGCACTTCATGACGTCGCTGTTCACCCTGGCCAGGTTCCGGTCAGCAGAAAGCGAGTGCTCCGAAAGGCGCTCGCTGGGTCCGCTCGTATCCTTCCACGCCTCCGCCACGCTGCTTCTCTCGGCGTACAGCCGCGAAGAGGGAAGGAGGATGGGCAGGCTCGTAGCAGACGGGGGTCCCGGGTCGGTATCCGCCTATGGGGCATCCCTCGTCCGGGCCCTTGCGCGGCCCCTCCGCACGGATCCGGCCGTCGACGCTCTCATGCACGCCTTCGGCTACTTCAAGCGGGACCTGTCCTCCGCCGAGAAGGCCCTGTTCCTCGACAGCCTCGAGGACTTCGGGGCAGGGAGGACCGCCATGGGGATACCGGGCTCCCTGATCAGATCATGGACCGTCAGGTTCGGCACCGCCTGTCTCGATGACCAGATCATCTTCGACCCGTACCCCCCGGCCCTCGCCGGCACGGAGGATCCGGCCCGCGGGGAGGCCCCTCCGCGATGATGGAGGAGAGGGTCCGGCAGGCTTCCTGCACTCCCTCCGCGCGCGGGGCCTCCTGGATCGTGTACTGGATGCAGCAGGCCCGTCGGGAGGCCTGCAACCACGCCCTGGAGTACGCGCTGGCGAGGGCGTGGGACATGGGTCTGCCGGCCTTCGTCCTCTTCTGCGTCGACCCGTCGTACCCGGGGGCGGGACCCTCGCACTACCGGTTCATGCTGGAGGGTCTCGAGGAGACGGCGGGCGATCTTGCCGCCAGGGGCATCAGGCTCCTGGTGCGGATCGGCGATCCCGTGGAGGAGCTGGTCGAGGCATGCGGAAGGGCCGCCCTCGCCGTCACCGACGGCGGGCACACCCCCGTCCAGAGGCGGTGGAGGGCGGAGGCGGCGGCGAGGTGCCCCTGTCCGCTCTACGTGGTGGAGACCGATACGGCCGTGCCACCCGGCATGCTCCACGACCGCATGGCGTGGTCGGCGGCCGTGGTCCGGAGGAGGATGGAGCCCCTCCTGGAGGGCATGCTCGAACCTCCGCCGAGGCTCGGGGTCGCCATCCCGGGCTTCCTGCCCGACATGCCGGCGATGAGCCCGCTCGAGGCGCTGGCCCTGCTCCCCGGGCATCCCGGAGCCGGCCCGGCGGGGAGGATCAGGCCCGGTTCCGCCGCAGCCCGGACGGCGCTCGGGCGCTTCATCGACGAGGACCTCGACGAGTACGGGTCCTCTTCGCGCGATCCGGCGAGGAACTGCGTCTCGGGGCTCTCGCCCTACCTGCACTTCGGCCAGATATCCCCCGTCGAGGCGGCCCTCGAGATCAGGAATACCGGCAGCCCGGGAGCCGGAGCCTTCCTGGAGCAGCTCCTCGTGCGCCGGGAACTCGCGGTCAACTTCTGCGCGAGGTCGCCCGCCCCCGGCTCGTGGGGCGCCATTCCGGAATGGGCCAGGAGGACGCTCGGGGAGCATACCGGGGATCCGAGGGAGTACACGTACACCCTGGAGGAGATGGATGGCGCCCGCACCCACGACGATGCATGGAACGCCGCCCAGAAGGAGCTCGTCACGACCGGCACCATGCACGGATACATGAGGATGTACTGGGGCAAGATGATCCTGGCGTGGACGCCCTCTCCGGAAGAGGCCTTCCGCAGGGCCACCCTGCTCAACGACAGATACGCGCTGGACGGGAGGGATCAGAACAGCATGGCGGGCATCGGCTGGTGCTTCGGGCTCCACGACAGGCCGTGGCCCGGGCGCAGGGTCTTCGGTTCCGTCAGGTCCATGACGCGCCGGAGCCTGGAGGCGAAGTACGACATCGGCGCCTATGTAGCGAGGATCGAGAGCATCGCGGGGGAGGACATGCGATGATGAGTGCCGGGGATGCCGGATTCTCGGCCCTGCCTGCAGGCGGGGTCGTCATGGATCCCTTCGACGGGATAGGCAGGGGCTGGATGCTGGTGACCGGAGGCGCCCCCGGGTCATGGAACACCATGACGGCGAGCTGGGGCGGGCTGGGGCACCTCTGGAACAGGGACGTCTGCTTCGTGTTCGTGAGGCCGCAGAGGCACACGCGCCGTTTCATGGACGGGTCGCGCCTGTTCACTGTGTCGTTCTTCGGGGAGGAGCACCGGGCCGCGCTGGAGTACTGCGGGAGCCATTCCGGCCGCGATGTCGACAAGGCCGCCATGACCGGGCTCGAGCCCTTCGAACCGGTGCCGGGATGCGTCTCCTTCAGGCAGGCGTCCCTGGTCCTGGCTGCCCGGACGATATACACGCACGACCTGTCGGCGGAAGGCTTCCTGGACGATGCCCCGCTGAGCCTGTACCCGCACTCGGACTTCCACAGGATGTACGTGGGCGAGATCTCGGCAGCGCTCTCGGGGCCCGGCCGCTAGCCGCCTTCCGCGCGGAGAGAGGCGAGCATGCCGAAGTGCTCCCGCTCCTCCGCCACGAGTTCCCGGAGCCCTGCTAGTTCGAGCATCCCGGATCTCCCTGCTCGAGGGTGTAGGCGGGGGGCATCTGCGGCGTCCACATGACGTTCGGCGGGACTGGATAGAGCGGGCCGGCCTTCGAGAGCTCGGCAAGGGCGCCGGCCATTCCCTCGAGCATCGGGTGCGGACAGGCGAACACGAGTTCGTGGTTCTGCGTACCGCCGAACCTCCTGTCACCCGCGCAGGGGAAGCCGATCACGGGTCTGCCGGTGCCGGACACGAATCCTATGGCCGAGCACGCCGCGGCTTCGGCAACGGTGTCCGCGGCGACCCTCTCCCCGGTCCGGTAGAGCGCGGCATGCACGAAGCGCATCACCTGGGCCGGATTGCAGTAGAACAGCACGGCGTCGGGCACGGGATCGCCATCGGGATACCCTGCGAGCGGCGCGACCGAGACGGCCTGATAGCGGGCCCCGGAGTCGCCGAGCTTGAAGGTGTTCCTGAAGAAGGCCTCGCCGGCCTCCCGCGATGCGACGTACCTGCCCACGGCTGCGGAGCCGTCCCTGAACGCCGGAGGCGTCTCGACCAGGCCGAGGCATGCCGCCCCGATGGCGCAGACCATCCGCTCGGGCACGCCCGACGCCTGCCTGCCCTGGTGCCTGGCCATCGATATGAGCTGGCAGATGTTGACCGGGAAAGGCAGGGGCCTGCGGGGGAGGTCCTCGCGTGATGCGTGGAGCTTCACCGCCACGGGTCCGGTTTCAAGCCTCAGGATGCTCGCGAACTTGCCGGCCAGGGTCGCGTTGTCCATGCGCCGCTCCTCCCGGAGAACTCCTGCCGTCTGCGGTCATCTCCCGTACCGGGAGGCGAGGAACACCATCGTAACCGTGGTCAGGAGGATGCCGAAGGCTATGGCTGCTATCCATACCGAACCGGGTTCCATCGCCCTCGCAGCGGCCTGCGCCACCTGGTGGAACCCGTCGCCTGCGAGCAGGCTCCTGCCCGACGACGCGAGAAGCCTCCAGGCTCCGAACAGCACCGCCGCGGCGGCTCCCGAGGCTGCCACGGCCCTCAGGATCGTGAAGCGCCCGGAGGGCTTGTCGAGCAGGTCGATGGAGGCGTCGATCCGATCGAGGAGGCCGTCGGGGATCCCGTAGGAGCCTGCGAGGCCCTGTTCGATCAGCTTCTCGGCCTCGAGCGCCTTCGTGCATTCCGGACACCCGGCGCAGTGCTCGAGGAACGACGCGGCCATGGGGGGATCGAGCAGCCCGAGCAGGTACTCGACGGCTTCAGCAGATCTGCTGCACGAGCTCATTCTCCCTCCCTTCCAGGATCTCTCTCAGCCTGCGCCTGGCGCGCAGAAGATACACCCTGACGTTCTTACCGGGGATTCCGAGGACATCGCCCGCCTCGGCATGCGTCATCTCGTGGAAATAGACGAGGGTCAGGAGGGACCTGTCCCTCTCGGGGAGCCTCGACAAGGCTGTCTCCAGGAGGCCGGACCCGGGATCGGGCCGCCTGTCCTCGGCTCCGTACCCCTCGATGTCCTCGCCTTCCAGGACCTGGCCGGGGATCCTCTTCCTCAGGTGGTCGATCGCGGCCCTCCGCGTGATCGAGGCCAGCCAGGAGGGAAACCTGCCGCTCTCCCTCAGGAGGCCCAGGTTCAGCCAGGCCTTCACGAAGACCTCCTGCGCGATGTCGCAGGCCTCGTCAGGATCGCCGACGGTCCTCCTGGCGAGCGCATGGACGAATCCGGCGAAGTCGCGGACGAGTGAGTCGAATGCCTGCCTGTCGCCGGCCTTCGCGCGATCCACCACATCCGCGACTCCGTCCGCATCTCTCAACTCCCGTCGCCCTTCCTTGCGGTAACGCGCCAGATCACCACGAGGGCGATACCGCCGAAGAACAGATAGGCTCCGGGTTCGAGCATGCCGGTCTGACCCAGCACCAGCGCCGTGAAGGCCATCGCAGCCGCGATGCCGATCAGGAAGACCCCGGCCTTCACGGTCCAGAGTCTGTTCCTCGGCTGTTTCGGGTTGATGATCCCCACGATCTCCCTGATCTCCTCGGGACCCTTCCCGGATGCCACCGCACTTGCGACCATCTCCTGGAGGGCCATATCCTTCCTGTGCGAGAAGTGGATCACGAGGGCCGCTATCGCGAGGGGTCCACCGATGCTGAGCAGGATCGCGACAATCGGGATCGCCGATTCCATGAAGCCGTCCATTCCGGGTCTCCTTTCTGCTGCCTCGACCATAGAGACGCCGCGGCCGGCACGGGGGTTACACGCCACCCGCCATGCCGAGCATAAGGGCCCGCGGGGCAAGGCACAAACGATAGACTGGAGGATCAGATGACCAGTTCCTTCACCGGCCTGGGCGGCAAGCGGGGCCTCTCGCCCGGAACCCTGGTGAGCAGCCCGGGGAGGGAGCAGATCGAGACCAGGATCACCCTGCTCCGCTGGAGTGAGGAAGAGTTCTCGATCCTGGATGTCGACGACCCGGCGTCGCCCGCGCAGGAAGGAGAGGACTACACAGTCCGCTGGATGAGGATCAGGGGATTCTCGGACCTCTCCGTGGTCAACACCGTCGGGGGCCTGTTCGGCATACATCCCCTCCAGCTCGAGGACGCCGTCAACAGGCACGACAGGCCCAAGGCGGAACTCGACGAGGAGAGCGTCTTCGTCACCCTGAGCTCGATCTTCCCCGGAAACGGCGGGCCACCGGTCCACGGCCACCTGGCGCTCTTCCTGAAACCCGGCATCCTGATCTCGTTCGAGGAGGGCGATACTCCTCTCTTCGACGCTGTTGTCGATAGGATGAAGAGGGGCGGCTCGAGGCTCCGCAGGTACGGGCCGGACTACCTCTTCTACGCCCTGATGGACGCGGTGGTGGACGGATACTTCGCGACCCTCGAAGACATGGCCGACAGGATAGAGAAGCTCGAGGAGGACGTGGTGGAGGGGGACGGCTCGGATCTGCTCGAGAGGATCCACTCCATGAGGAACGAGATGCTCCTCTTCAGGCGTTCGGTCTGGCCCATGCGGGAGCTCGTGGGGAACCTGACGAGGACGGGCGACTCGGCCTTCTCGAGCGTCACGCTGCCGTACATCAGGGACCTCTACGATCACGCGGTGCAGGTCGTGGAGACCTCGGAAACCCTCAGGGAGATGCTGTCCGCCATGCTCGACACCTACCTGTCGAGCACCAGCAACAGGATGAACGAGGTCATGAAGGTCCTGACGATCATCGCGACCATCTTCATGCCGCTGACCTTCATAGCAGGGATCTACGGGATGAACTTCGAGCACATGCCCGAGCTGGGAAAGGCGTGGGCCTATCCCGCGGTGCTCGGTGCGATGGTGCTGATCGGTTTCGGGATGGGCTTCTGGTTCCGGAAGAAGGGCTGGCTGTGAACGGCCGCGGGATGCCCCCCCTGCTCGCGGCCCTGCTTCCCGCCCTGTTCGCGCCCGGGCCGGGCTGGAGCAACTCGGCGACTTCCGCGGAGTTCCTGGGCTTCTCGTCCGACGCCCGCTTCGCCGCCTGGGAGGAGTACGGCATCCAGGACGGCAGCGGATTCCCGGTCTCCATCATCACCGTCCTCGGCCTCGGGGACTGCCGTCTCGCGGGGCGCTTCGAGATCGTGCTGGAGGACGGGTGCGGAGACCTCGGGACCGCGAGGGACCTCTGCCGTGAAGAAGCCTCGGGGCTGCTCGACTCGCTCTCGGAGGAATGGCTCGAGGGCCGGCTGTGCGTGCTGCACCTCCCCACCGACCTGTCCGCCCCCCGGGATTCGGCCAGGTTCCACTCCTGGAGGCCCGTTCCGGGATACCACGTCGGCGACAGGACGGTCATCCTGACCTCGGAGGCCGTCCACGGCACGGAACTCGAGGAGTACTGGCTCCTGGTCCCCGAGCTGCTCTCCGTTTCCGTCAGGGACAACGCGACAGGCGTCCTCAGGGTGATCAGACGCGACACGGAGACGGATCCCGGGCTGTCGGGCATGTTCGGCTACGGGATCGAGGGGATCTGGGCGCTGGGCGACAGCGCCTTCGCCGTATCGATACAGTCGCTCAGGCTGGGATTCGAGGGGCCGGACCTGATGTACGAATACGCCGGCTGGCGGGACTAGACCATGCCGGGCAGGGGCGATCCGGCCGCGAAGTAGCCGGCAGCCTCCAGGGGGGCTGTCCCGGTGAGTTCGAAGAAGAGCTTCTCGAGCCCCTCCTCGCCTATGGACGAGGTCTCGACAAGCGAAGCCAGCCTGCCCCCGTTGATGATGCCTATCCTGTCGCAGATCCGGAGCGCGATCGGGAGCGTGTGGGTGGAGAGCACGACCGCGGACCCCGAATCGGCCGCGGCCCGGCACATCCTGTGGAAGGTCCCGGCAGAGGCCGGGTCCAGCCCGACCATGGGCTCGTCGATCACGTAGAGGTCGGGTTTCGAGAGGAACGCGGCGGAGAGAGCGACCCTCTGCGTCATGCCGTGAGAGTAGGATTCCGCCCTGGCGTCCAGCCATCCCTGCATGTCGAAAAGCTCCTCGCAGAATCCTATCCTGGACTCCGACGATGCGGGATCGAGCCTCCTGGCCCTGGCTATGAACCTCAGGAACTCCCTGCCCGTGAGTTTCGGGTAGAGCGTCGGCTGGTCGGGCACGAAGGCCGAGATCTCCCGCGCCCTGTCGGGGTGCCTTATGGCGTCGATCCCCGACACCTCGACGGCGCCCGAATCGGGTATCACCAGACCGGCCACGATCTTGAGCGTTGTCGTCTTCCCCGCCCCGTTGGGTCCGAGGAGGCCGAAGATCTCGCCGCTCCGCACCTCGAGGGAGAGACCGTCCAGCGCCCTCTTCCTGCCGTAGGACTTCACCAGCGACTCGAGCCTGAGCCTGCTATCCATCGGGACCTCCGAGCAGCGCCTCCACGAAATCCGCAGGGGAGAACACTTCGAGATCGTCCGGCGACTCGCCGGTGCCGGCATACTCCACCGGGATCCCGAGCCCGGCCGCGACAGCCACGACGGCGCCGCCCCTGGCAGTCCCGTCGAGCTTCGTGAGCACCAGGCCGGTCAGGGGCAGGGCCCCTGCGAACTGCCTGGCCTGCGGAAGCGCGCTCTGCCCGATCGAGGCGTCGATGACCAGGAGCGTCGAATGGGGCGCCCCGGGCAGGGCCTTGGAGCATACCCTGTGCACCTTTCCCAGCTCGGCCATCAGGTCGGTGCGCGTGGTCAGCCTGCCGGCGGTGTCGATCAGGATCTCGTCGTACCCTCCCGCGGCCGCCTCACGGATCG
It encodes:
- a CDS encoding flavin reductase; protein product: MMSAGDAGFSALPAGGVVMDPFDGIGRGWMLVTGGAPGSWNTMTASWGGLGHLWNRDVCFVFVRPQRHTRRFMDGSRLFTVSFFGEEHRAALEYCGSHSGRDVDKAAMTGLEPFEPVPGCVSFRQASLVLAARTIYTHDLSAEGFLDDAPLSLYPHSDFHRMYVGEISAALSGPGR
- a CDS encoding DUF169 domain-containing protein — its product is MDNATLAGKFASILRLETGPVAVKLHASREDLPRRPLPFPVNICQLISMARHQGRQASGVPERMVCAIGAACLGLVETPPAFRDGSAAVGRYVASREAGEAFFRNTFKLGDSGARYQAVSVAPLAGYPDGDPVPDAVLFYCNPAQVMRFVHAALYRTGERVAADTVAEAAACSAIGFVSGTGRPVIGFPCAGDRRFGGTQNHELVFACPHPMLEGMAGALAELSKAGPLYPVPPNVMWTPQMPPAYTLEQGDPGCSN
- a CDS encoding RNA polymerase sigma factor, encoding MRDADGVADVVDRAKAGDRQAFDSLVRDFAGFVHALARRTVGDPDEACDIAQEVFVKAWLNLGLLRESGRFPSWLASITRRAAIDHLRKRIPGQVLEGEDIEGYGAEDRRPDPGSGLLETALSRLPERDRSLLTLVYFHEMTHAEAGDVLGIPGKNVRVYLLRARRRLREILEGRENELVQQIC
- the corA gene encoding magnesium/cobalt transporter CorA; the encoded protein is MTSSFTGLGGKRGLSPGTLVSSPGREQIETRITLLRWSEEEFSILDVDDPASPAQEGEDYTVRWMRIRGFSDLSVVNTVGGLFGIHPLQLEDAVNRHDRPKAELDEESVFVTLSSIFPGNGGPPVHGHLALFLKPGILISFEEGDTPLFDAVVDRMKRGGSRLRRYGPDYLFYALMDAVVDGYFATLEDMADRIEKLEEDVVEGDGSDLLERIHSMRNEMLLFRRSVWPMRELVGNLTRTGDSAFSSVTLPYIRDLYDHAVQVVETSETLREMLSAMLDTYLSSTSNRMNEVMKVLTIIATIFMPLTFIAGIYGMNFEHMPELGKAWAYPAVLGAMVLIGFGMGFWFRKKGWL
- a CDS encoding DUF2259 domain-containing protein; translated protein: MPPLLAALLPALFAPGPGWSNSATSAEFLGFSSDARFAAWEEYGIQDGSGFPVSIITVLGLGDCRLAGRFEIVLEDGCGDLGTARDLCREEASGLLDSLSEEWLEGRLCVLHLPTDLSAPRDSARFHSWRPVPGYHVGDRTVILTSEAVHGTELEEYWLLVPELLSVSVRDNATGVLRVIRRDTETDPGLSGMFGYGIEGIWALGDSAFAVSIQSLRLGFEGPDLMYEYAGWRD
- a CDS encoding ABC transporter ATP-binding protein; the encoded protein is MDSRLRLESLVKSYGRKRALDGLSLEVRSGEIFGLLGPNGAGKTTTLKIVAGLVIPDSGAVEVSGIDAIRHPDRAREISAFVPDQPTLYPKLTGREFLRFIARARRLDPASSESRIGFCEELFDMQGWLDARAESYSHGMTQRVALSAAFLSKPDLYVIDEPMVGLDPASAGTFHRMCRAAADSGSAVVLSTHTLPIALRICDRIGIINGGRLASLVETSSIGEEGLEKLFFELTGTAPLEAAGYFAAGSPLPGMV